In Massilia violaceinigra, one DNA window encodes the following:
- a CDS encoding non-ribosomal peptide synthetase, producing MTEVTGFRASPQQAACWSLQDGAASHPYWASLRLQIDGPCDTAAINARFQALVQAEEILSTRLCAVPGMRLPIQQIGGATAPVLQLGEAQQQDASALQANLWQIGDQRHVLALRAPATHADSASLRLIAAQLIAPGTDSERLQYADYAEWKNTLLETPDAPGTQYWQQQLADPAPPLSLRLGSSGTNGAFQPQSMALATHVDAAVFAAAGYTAAQWLSAAWMIFLSRLSGQSLVEIAYTDSGRGDALDNALGLYELALPVRATIDHQLSMHNQIGALRDAASLALGWRDYHDGGAVPQFGFACVEEPAWPGITVMQEQCIARRFSLRLSVRAGMQRAACAFDYDPALWDAAALQLLAEQWDLFVTALADDSGRPTGGVSLLGPVQRAIVAMPADRPPVEAISIVDLIERQAAQHPAAPALADISATLSYWAMNSRANQLAHRLLRSGVAPGDIVGIVLPRCNDMNVAILAVLKAGAAYLALDPGYPSERLDFMVRDSGVRQVIGYAAQPGTAPHVTIALDQEAPSDAQLPDTNPGLIADLALPAYLIYTSGSSGQPKAVEISHRSLSQSTQVRMAFYRQPVRAFLLLSSFSFDSSVAGIFWTLAQGGKLVLPASGDELVLDTLCNLIEKHAVSHSLSLPSLYGALLDHASPVRLAGIATWIVAGEACTDALVARHHDLLPQASLVNEYGPTEGGVWASAEVLTCARAAGIGRPVAGMTVDLVNEYGAAAAIGETGEIYLAGAQLASGYRGHPEQTAASFASQAHIAGGQRAYRSGDLACWNADGRLHFLGRRDHQVKIRGHRVELAEIERHLLGHGDIGDCVVVAQEQAGGKRLLAYFTGRQASPPDDGALRNYLAERLPAYMVPALFIALRTMPLTPNGKRDVNALPDPDSAARMRDQYVAPRTALEKELADICAGVLRLPRIGVTDNFFQVGGDSILSLQVVTRANRSGITLSTRQVFEHQTVEAMAAVAEWRQADSFEADVGWLQSWTDGAMLDAFALGATRYRMDAGEVLAAALARALLAERDGGPLRLTRLHDGGNGQYVTHHAFQAGDTGWQSFAHEAKAALRREAEAGPAGDVCLAVSEAAGTALEVQPARAQAPLQLAATLLPHALTLAWSADSGHYTEERLHQLSAAVAQGLLELAQHCAANAGAGLMAQDFPAAGLDQDALEELLAELNSDSAS from the coding sequence ATGACCGAAGTGACCGGCTTTCGCGCCTCGCCCCAACAAGCCGCCTGCTGGAGCCTCCAGGACGGCGCCGCCAGCCATCCGTACTGGGCCAGCCTGCGCCTGCAGATCGACGGCCCTTGCGATACGGCCGCGATCAACGCCCGCTTCCAGGCCTTGGTGCAGGCCGAGGAGATTCTGAGCACGCGCCTGTGCGCGGTGCCGGGAATGCGCCTGCCGATTCAGCAAATCGGCGGCGCGACCGCACCGGTTCTTCAACTCGGCGAAGCGCAGCAGCAGGATGCCAGCGCGCTGCAAGCGAACCTGTGGCAGATCGGCGATCAGCGCCATGTGCTGGCCTTGCGCGCGCCCGCCACCCATGCCGATTCCGCCAGCTTGCGGCTGATCGCCGCGCAGCTGATCGCGCCGGGCACCGACAGCGAGCGGCTGCAGTACGCCGACTACGCCGAGTGGAAGAACACCCTGCTCGAAACGCCCGACGCGCCCGGAACGCAATACTGGCAGCAGCAACTGGCCGACCCGGCGCCGCCATTGTCGCTGCGCCTTGGCTCAAGCGGAACGAACGGCGCCTTCCAGCCCCAATCGATGGCGCTGGCAACGCACGTCGATGCCGCCGTCTTCGCCGCTGCGGGATACACAGCGGCCCAATGGCTGTCAGCCGCCTGGATGATTTTCCTGTCGCGCCTGAGCGGACAATCGCTGGTGGAAATCGCCTACACCGATAGCGGCCGTGGCGACGCGCTGGACAATGCGCTCGGTCTCTACGAGCTGGCGCTCCCGGTGCGTGCCACGATCGATCATCAGCTGTCGATGCACAACCAGATCGGCGCGCTGCGCGATGCGGCCAGCCTGGCGCTTGGCTGGCGCGACTACCATGATGGCGGCGCCGTCCCGCAGTTTGGCTTCGCATGCGTCGAAGAGCCGGCATGGCCCGGCATCACCGTCATGCAGGAGCAGTGCATTGCCCGCCGCTTCAGCCTGCGCCTGTCCGTACGAGCCGGCATGCAGCGCGCCGCCTGCGCGTTCGACTACGATCCCGCGCTCTGGGATGCGGCCGCCCTGCAACTGCTCGCCGAACAGTGGGATCTGTTCGTCACTGCGCTGGCCGACGACAGTGGCCGTCCAACCGGCGGCGTGTCGCTGCTGGGTCCCGTGCAGCGCGCCATCGTCGCCATGCCAGCCGATCGGCCGCCGGTCGAGGCAATCAGTATCGTGGACCTGATCGAACGGCAGGCCGCGCAGCATCCGGCGGCGCCGGCACTGGCCGATATCAGCGCCACCCTCAGTTATTGGGCGATGAACAGCCGGGCAAACCAGCTGGCGCACCGGCTGCTGCGCAGCGGGGTCGCACCGGGTGACATCGTCGGCATCGTCCTGCCACGCTGTAACGACATGAACGTCGCGATCCTTGCCGTGCTCAAAGCCGGCGCCGCCTACCTGGCGCTCGATCCCGGTTATCCGTCCGAACGCCTGGACTTCATGGTGCGGGACAGCGGCGTGCGCCAGGTGATCGGCTATGCCGCGCAGCCAGGCACGGCGCCGCATGTGACGATCGCGCTCGACCAGGAGGCGCCATCGGATGCGCAGCTGCCGGACACCAATCCAGGCCTCATCGCTGACCTTGCGCTGCCCGCATACCTGATCTACACATCGGGCTCCAGCGGCCAGCCGAAGGCGGTCGAAATCAGCCACCGCAGCCTGAGCCAGTCGACCCAGGTGCGGATGGCCTTCTACCGCCAACCGGTGCGCGCATTCCTGCTGCTGTCCTCGTTCTCCTTCGACAGTTCGGTCGCGGGCATCTTCTGGACGCTCGCGCAAGGCGGCAAACTGGTCTTGCCCGCGAGCGGCGACGAACTGGTGCTCGATACCCTTTGCAACCTCATAGAGAAGCATGCGGTCAGCCACAGCCTGTCGCTGCCGTCGCTGTACGGCGCTTTGCTCGACCATGCCTCGCCCGTCCGCCTGGCCGGGATCGCGACATGGATCGTCGCCGGTGAGGCCTGCACCGACGCGCTGGTGGCCCGCCACCACGACCTGCTGCCCCAGGCAAGCCTGGTCAACGAATACGGCCCGACCGAAGGCGGCGTATGGGCCAGCGCCGAGGTGCTGACCTGCGCGCGCGCGGCAGGCATCGGCCGTCCGGTTGCGGGCATGACGGTGGACCTGGTCAACGAATACGGCGCTGCGGCGGCGATCGGCGAGACTGGCGAAATCTATCTGGCGGGTGCGCAACTGGCGAGTGGATACCGCGGCCATCCGGAACAGACGGCGGCATCGTTTGCCAGCCAGGCGCACATCGCCGGCGGCCAGCGCGCCTATCGCAGTGGCGACCTGGCATGCTGGAATGCCGACGGCAGGCTGCATTTCCTGGGCCGGCGCGACCACCAGGTCAAGATCCGCGGACACCGCGTGGAACTGGCGGAAATCGAACGCCATCTGCTGGGACATGGCGACATCGGCGATTGCGTGGTGGTGGCGCAGGAACAAGCGGGCGGCAAGCGCCTGCTGGCCTACTTTACCGGCCGCCAGGCGTCTCCGCCGGATGATGGCGCGCTGCGCAACTACCTTGCCGAACGCCTTCCCGCGTACATGGTGCCGGCGCTGTTCATTGCCCTGCGCACGATGCCGCTGACGCCGAACGGCAAACGCGACGTCAACGCGCTGCCCGACCCGGACAGCGCGGCCCGCATGCGCGACCAGTACGTGGCGCCGCGCACCGCGCTCGAAAAGGAGCTGGCCGATATCTGCGCCGGCGTGCTGCGGCTGCCGCGCATCGGCGTGACCGACAATTTTTTCCAGGTCGGTGGCGACTCCATCCTGAGCCTGCAGGTTGTCACGCGCGCGAACCGCAGCGGTATTACCCTCAGCACGCGCCAGGTGTTCGAACACCAGACCGTTGAAGCCATGGCGGCCGTGGCAGAGTGGCGCCAGGCCGACTCCTTCGAGGCCGACGTGGGCTGGCTGCAAAGCTGGACCGACGGCGCCATGCTGGACGCATTTGCATTGGGCGCCACACGCTACCGCATGGACGCAGGCGAGGTCCTGGCCGCGGCGCTGGCCCGTGCCCTGCTGGCCGAGCGCGATGGCGGGCCGCTGCGACTGACACGGCTGCACGACGGCGGCAACGGCCAGTACGTGACGCACCACGCGTTCCAGGCCGGCGACACCGGCTGGCAGTCCTTCGCCCATGAAGCCAAGGCGGCGCTGCGCCGCGAAGCCGAAGCGGGACCGGCCGGCGACGTCTGCCTGGCAGTGAGCGAAGCAGCCGGCACGGCGCTTGAGGTCCAGCCGGCACGCGCCCAGGCGCCGCTGCAGCTGGCCGCCACCCTGCTGCCCCATGCGCTGACATTGGCCTGGTCGGCCGACAGCGGCCACTACACCGAAGAGCGCTTGCACCAGCTCTCGGCCGCGGTGGCGCAAGGCTTGCTGGAGCTGGCGCAGCATTGCGCGGCCAATGCCGGCGCTGGCCTGATGGCGCAAGACTTCCCCGCTGCGGGCCTCGACCAGGATGCCTTGGAAGAGCTGCTGGCCGAACTTAACTCGGACAGCGCCTCGTAA
- a CDS encoding TauD/TfdA family dioxygenase translates to MRRKAITVSEHTLVSERVLSPDTTLPLVIEPAAAGVSLVAWAASQRPALEKKLLEHGAILFRNFGIHTVEQFEQVIAALSPGALEYQFRASPRTRVGGNIYTSTDYPADQMIFPHNEHSYSPKFPLRLFFYCHVAPEVRGETPIGSTRDVMRRIPAAVIDKFREKKVLYVRNYGDGFGLAWPTVFQTEDRSEVEAYCASVGITVEWKPGNRLRTTQQGPAIMRHPRTGEEVWFNHATFFNVSTLPEAIGSSLQASFGPQDLPTNTFYGDGSEIEPEVLEQLRAAYLQSLMKFQWQQGDVLFIDNMLCVHGREPFSGKRAIMTGMAEALYSKDLDQ, encoded by the coding sequence ATGCGCCGCAAAGCCATCACCGTTTCCGAACATACGCTCGTGTCGGAACGCGTGCTCTCCCCGGACACCACGCTGCCGCTGGTGATCGAACCGGCCGCCGCCGGCGTCAGCCTGGTTGCGTGGGCCGCAAGCCAGCGGCCAGCGCTGGAAAAAAAGCTGCTCGAGCATGGCGCCATCCTGTTCCGCAATTTCGGCATCCATACGGTGGAGCAGTTCGAACAGGTCATCGCAGCGCTCTCGCCCGGCGCGCTCGAGTACCAGTTCCGCGCTTCGCCGCGTACCCGGGTGGGCGGGAACATTTATACGTCGACCGACTATCCGGCCGACCAGATGATCTTCCCGCATAACGAGCACTCGTACTCGCCCAAATTCCCCCTGCGCCTGTTCTTCTACTGCCACGTGGCTCCCGAGGTGCGCGGCGAAACGCCGATCGGCTCCACGCGCGACGTCATGCGCCGCATTCCCGCCGCGGTCATCGACAAATTCCGCGAAAAGAAAGTGCTCTACGTGCGTAACTACGGCGACGGCTTCGGCCTTGCATGGCCAACCGTCTTCCAGACCGAAGATCGCTCCGAAGTCGAAGCGTATTGCGCCTCGGTCGGCATCACGGTCGAGTGGAAGCCGGGCAACCGCCTGCGCACCACCCAGCAAGGTCCAGCCATCATGCGCCACCCGCGCACCGGCGAAGAGGTGTGGTTCAACCATGCCACCTTTTTCAACGTGAGCACCCTGCCGGAAGCCATCGGCAGCTCGCTGCAGGCCAGCTTCGGTCCGCAGGACCTTCCCACCAATACCTTCTACGGCGACGGCAGCGAGATCGAACCGGAGGTGCTCGAACAGCTGCGCGCCGCGTACCTGCAGTCCCTGATGAAGTTCCAATGGCAGCAGGGCGATGTGCTCTTTATCGACAACATGCTGTGCGTGCACGGCCGCGAACCGTTTTCCGGCAAGCGCGCCATCATGACCGGCATGGCCGAAGCGCTCTACAGCAAAGACCTGGATCAATAA